One window of Watersipora subatra chromosome 3, tzWatSuba1.1, whole genome shotgun sequence genomic DNA carries:
- the LOC137389958 gene encoding uncharacterized protein, producing MKNTGRPTLKQPAMPRTDMEHRTANKDIRLPKLHGLEQHRQSFPLISSKTENHCRLSLDSHSQVPLSLASLAENDNRLPHLVTQKQSLDTHTRKAFSSPKRRDEDKEATGMSRQYTTIHRLTVGKTKLEGNMLLPYKYNDGDKASQFLSMSKRTADSIVAMMDLLCKQLHTNENYSEGAYEANRSENSPQKELQSQQRRTYKSILKSFPTNPLERGTPHHTVTINPGSAETNVYARDRRGLVTDYKFSTEFNNVYSELTES from the exons ATGAAAAACACAGGCCGACCAACACTTAAACAGCCAGCCATGCCACGCACCGACATGGAGCACAGAACTGCTAATAAAGACATCAG ACTACCAAAATTGCATGGGTTAGAGCAGCATAGACAGAGCTTTCCTCTAATATCATCAAAGACTGAAAATCACTGCAGATTATCTTTAGACAGCCATTCCCAAGTGCCCTTGTCTTTAGCTAGCCTGGCAGAGAACGATAATCGACTTCCACATCTG GTCACGCAAAAGCAAAGTCTCGACACGCATACTAGGAAGGCATTTAGCTCTCCTAAGCGACGTGACGAAGATAAAGAAGCAACAGGGATGAGCAGACAGTACACAACAATCCATCGATTGACTGTCGGAAAGACCAAACTTGAGGGTAACATGTTGCTGCCGTATAAATACAATGACGGTGATAAAGCCTCTCAGTTTTTATCCATGTCAAAGCGAACAGCGGACTCAATAGTAGCCATGATGGATCTGCTCTGTAAGCAGTTGCACACAAATGAGAATTATAGTGAGGGAGCGTATGAAGCCAACCGCAGCGAAAACTCTCCTCAGAAAGAACTTCAGAGCCAACAGAGACGCACCTACAAATCTATACTAAAATCTTTTCCAACTAATCCATTGGAGCGCGGGACGCCCCACCATACGGTGACAATTAATCCTGGTTCAGCTGAAACCAATGTCTATGCGAGAGACAGAAGAGGACTAGTCACAGACTACAAGTTTAGTACAGagtttaataatgtttattcAGAATTGACTGAGTCATAA